The proteins below are encoded in one region of Sulfolobus sp. A20:
- the upsF gene encoding membrane pilin protein UpsF codes for MKLKINNISKIFDKLSIIYLYYNKINQNILYYGDDINKTSKNYRKLLFLIPLITIISILISMKISIYFILINFINIFIYLYPIIITEVKKNEQKKAIEDELIVFLLFAYINSFLGKSLYKTFEEISNSVVFKGLKKEAALLVKEVEVLGKSSILAIESRARVHKNDSLGKVYSTYLAGENIGISLQERIRDLIEESLDNLKSSLESYVNRANDIVEILFMLYLVTPMVLLAFQFISSSINLFMLLIPLFFSPGIYLMITLSQPNVGYNVALTTKEKLILLCLPLAIGLLLLRINLLYDIIIVYALFTIFTFFVYNRIKSSDDILHTMPNILSDIADYVKLGYGVRNSLLKLNEKNLDTKTTKFIGKVKELVKRDLPLTRLNTNSWVLNAVLEFLDNLEKKGYADSFIFKEISILIGNYITLREKILRNLQLFNSLSIATPFLLYFAFDVLSKIKSVGNLDPIVAIYSIVLGIIYAKLSRFTIFNFPLFLLLAISLSIIIFLGGLFMNFL; via the coding sequence ATGAAATTGAAAATAAATAATATAAGTAAAATTTTTGATAAATTATCTATAATATATCTATATTATAATAAAATTAATCAGAATATTTTATATTATGGTGATGATATCAACAAGACTAGTAAAAATTATAGAAAGCTTCTATTCTTAATTCCACTTATCACTATAATTTCCATTTTAATTTCTATGAAAATTAGTATTTATTTTATTTTGATCAATTTTATAAATATATTTATTTATCTGTATCCAATAATCATTACCGAAGTAAAGAAGAATGAGCAAAAAAAGGCCATAGAAGACGAGCTGATAGTGTTTCTATTATTTGCATATATAAACAGCTTCTTAGGAAAAAGCTTGTATAAGACTTTTGAAGAAATAAGTAACTCAGTGGTCTTTAAAGGACTTAAAAAGGAGGCAGCACTATTAGTCAAAGAAGTAGAGGTCTTAGGCAAGTCGTCCATTTTAGCTATCGAGAGTAGGGCTAGGGTTCATAAGAACGATTCCTTAGGAAAAGTTTACTCCACATACTTAGCTGGTGAAAACATAGGAATATCATTGCAGGAAAGGATTAGGGATCTTATTGAGGAGAGTTTAGATAATCTAAAATCCTCCCTTGAAAGTTATGTTAATAGAGCTAACGACATTGTTGAAATATTATTTATGTTATATTTGGTTACTCCCATGGTATTACTAGCATTTCAATTTATATCATCATCAATTAATTTATTTATGTTGTTAATACCATTATTCTTTTCACCGGGTATTTATTTGATGATAACTTTGTCACAACCCAATGTGGGATATAACGTGGCTTTAACAACCAAGGAGAAGCTTATACTTTTGTGTCTTCCGTTAGCGATAGGTCTTCTACTCTTACGTATAAATCTACTTTATGATATTATTATAGTTTATGCATTATTTACTATATTTACATTTTTCGTGTATAATCGTATAAAAAGTAGCGATGATATACTTCATACTATGCCGAATATTTTATCTGATATTGCGGATTATGTCAAATTAGGCTATGGTGTAAGAAATTCTCTGCTTAAATTAAATGAGAAGAACTTAGACACTAAAACGACTAAATTTATTGGGAAGGTAAAGGAATTAGTAAAAAGAGATCTGCCCTTAACTCGCCTTAACACTAACAGCTGGGTTTTGAATGCCGTGCTAGAATTCTTAGATAATTTAGAAAAGAAAGGATATGCTGATAGTTTTATCTTTAAGGAGATTTCAATTCTTATAGGTAATTATATAACGTTAAGAGAGAAGATATTACGAAATCTTCAACTGTTTAATTCATTATCCATAGCTACACCATTTTTACTCTATTTTGCTTTTGACGTTTTATCTAAAATAAAGAGTGTGGGTAATCTTGATCCAATAGTTGCGATATATAGTATAGTATTAGGTATAATATATGCTAAATTATCTAGGTTTACTATATTTAATTTCCCATTATTTCTTCTCTTGGCAATATCTTTATCTATAATAATATTTTTAGGTGGTCTATTCATGAATTTTTTATAG
- the upsA gene encoding pilin subunit UpsA, with product MYRRTKTKKALSSILGTVIVLAITLVLGSLLYAYASGMFSSLTQNANLQAQLNILVNPSNNEAYLQYYITNVGNTQIYIESISIINGSTKFSPSFAPTLLQPGQSIQNVTLIDGQIIAGQYYTVVISGHLPNGKPYSIVQNVLASIA from the coding sequence ATGTATAGGAGGACTAAGACTAAAAAAGCTCTTTCCTCTATCCTAGGAACTGTAATAGTGTTAGCGATAACTCTAGTTTTAGGAAGTCTACTTTATGCATATGCTAGTGGGATGTTTAGCTCTTTGACACAAAATGCAAATCTTCAAGCACAGCTAAATATACTAGTAAATCCTAGCAATAATGAAGCTTACTTACAATATTATATAACTAATGTAGGAAATACTCAAATATATATTGAAAGTATAAGTATTATAAACGGCTCTACTAAGTTTTCTCCATCATTCGCCCCGACACTTTTGCAACCTGGTCAATCTATACAAAACGTAACCCTAATTGATGGACAAATAATAGCAGGTCAATATTATACTGTGGTTATTAGCGGGCATTTACCTAATGGTAAACCATACAGTATAGTTCAGAACGTATTGGCCTCTATTGCTTAG
- the upsB gene encoding pilin subunit UpsB translates to MKAISSIFSTIIVIVITLSLLLPLYLYFYNVYNINKSSINVNYGNLVNEIQTKISVIPLNYTSSGILIYNYGNVPAIITGITIMNRTYNVKYTVYPGEIVRFSSILGSSFYVEPNSTIILQINDNYYYYQI, encoded by the coding sequence ATGAAAGCTATTTCATCTATTTTTTCTACAATTATAGTCATTGTTATTACTTTATCACTTCTTTTGCCGTTATATTTGTATTTTTATAACGTATATAACATAAATAAATCAAGTATAAATGTGAATTATGGCAATCTAGTTAATGAAATACAGACTAAAATTTCAGTAATTCCATTGAACTACACTTCTAGCGGAATATTGATTTATAACTATGGCAACGTTCCAGCTATTATTACTGGTATAACTATTATGAATAGAACATATAACGTTAAATATACTGTTTATCCAGGAGAAATTGTACGGTTTTCTTCAATATTGGGATCATCTTTTTATGTAGAGCCTAATTCGACTATTATTTTGCAAATTAATGATAATTATTACTACTACCAGATATAA
- the nth gene encoding endonuclease III produces MTCKADFVYYKLEREYTIKPEEYIAYYVWLKYKDCFKVLVSTILSQNSTDKSALKAYMNLETNIGVNVINLAESPLNSIEESIKVSGLYKSKAKRIKEISSILLNQYKGDINIILASPNAREVLLSFNGIGEKTADVVLLTCKGERVFPVDTHISRVTKRLGLVSISSKYREISQALMNYFSNYDFLKLHHLLIAHGRTVCKAKKPLCQICVIKECCEYYSNRARKSEKSSTT; encoded by the coding sequence ATGACTTGTAAAGCCGATTTTGTATATTATAAATTGGAACGAGAATATACAATTAAGCCGGAAGAATATATAGCGTATTATGTATGGCTTAAATATAAGGATTGTTTCAAAGTGCTTGTCTCGACTATACTTTCACAAAACTCCACTGATAAGTCTGCTCTAAAAGCCTACATGAATCTAGAAACGAACATAGGTGTTAATGTAATTAATTTAGCTGAATCTCCATTGAATTCGATAGAAGAATCAATAAAGGTTTCAGGTTTATACAAGAGCAAAGCTAAAAGGATAAAGGAGATCTCTAGCATATTATTAAATCAATATAAAGGAGATATCAATATCATTTTAGCTTCGCCTAACGCTAGAGAAGTTCTATTAAGCTTCAATGGTATAGGGGAAAAAACTGCAGATGTTGTCTTGTTGACTTGTAAAGGAGAAAGAGTTTTTCCTGTAGATACTCATATTTCTAGAGTAACTAAAAGGCTAGGTCTAGTCTCTATCAGTTCAAAATATAGAGAAATATCACAGGCCTTAATGAATTACTTCTCCAATTATGATTTTTTAAAGCTTCATCATTTGTTAATAGCTCATGGTAGAACAGTTTGTAAGGCGAAAAAACCTTTATGTCAGATATGCGTAATTAAGGAATGCTGTGAATACTACTCGAATAGAGCCAGAAAATCCGAAAAATCTAGTACCACATGA
- a CDS encoding ParB N-terminal domain-containing protein — translation MNTTRIEPENPKNLVPHEDVLVEKVMNITLSIRKFRVIKPIIVDENTYVILDGHHRHKASLLISLRRIPVIYVKYNSPGINVDIWYRRFSNPSLAKSIISSLASEGKVCAKFDNIRVCDNSTYKLYWKLESIERFIFNLGIRTEKGISGDLIPPPLEKEEIINIANKGLRFPPKTSRHTYAFIIPQFHLSIDDI, via the coding sequence GTGAATACTACTCGAATAGAGCCAGAAAATCCGAAAAATCTAGTACCACATGAGGATGTTCTCGTCGAGAAAGTGATGAACATAACACTTAGCATACGAAAATTCAGAGTGATCAAACCAATCATCGTAGATGAGAATACTTATGTAATATTAGATGGACATCATAGGCATAAAGCGTCTCTATTAATTTCATTAAGAAGAATACCTGTAATATATGTGAAATATAATTCTCCCGGCATTAATGTAGATATTTGGTATAGAAGGTTCTCAAACCCGTCATTAGCTAAAAGCATAATTTCTTCATTAGCATCTGAAGGGAAGGTCTGCGCAAAATTTGATAATATCAGAGTGTGTGATAACTCTACTTATAAATTGTATTGGAAATTAGAATCAATAGAGAGGTTCATTTTTAATTTGGGAATAAGAACAGAAAAGGGAATATCTGGTGATTTAATACCACCTCCATTAGAGAAAGAAGAGATAATTAATATTGCTAATAAAGGATTAAGATTTCCTCCTAAGACATCAAGACATACGTATGCATTTATTATACCCCAGTTTCATCTATCTATAGATGATATTTGA
- a CDS encoding glycosyltransferase family 2 protein: MFDIIINVVVLIIPFLVILNQIILYIFGRSYPDLGDIISNSDTNSSVSLPKLSIIVPTKGEKIDIIQGLIDNLYKANWDKNKLEIIIVSDDNEQYFEELVSKLYVPKGLEVKLYRREERLGYKSGALLYGFRKSTGDLILTLDVDARISEDSLIKAYYQMLKFGCDAITMEWHGYSENKNSSLARALMVSTVITSKSILRGRDRLGLKVMPIGCGTIYKRKILEDVGGWDYRMIQDDYELGARLIKLGCKICSSSSPVFVEVPDNLISFYIQQTRWAMGTMEVLVNRFYHIINSKAKLYQKIEIIIYLSQYIPIILTFIGGLALAIASFTNFNINLSLPILAIWVSALVAYAYIFIKASVKMGISIVKSLQALGRLSAYTVGISPYLLVSTIKAFSKSRTYVVTPKGTRVRNNKIGLPILFFGIIFIFSSIIYFMRGDIINSIWLLYYSIGYLYTFIAFVKGL, translated from the coding sequence ATATTTGATATTATCATTAACGTAGTAGTACTTATAATACCGTTTTTAGTGATATTAAATCAGATTATCCTATATATTTTTGGAAGAAGCTATCCAGATCTAGGAGATATAATTAGTAATAGTGATACAAATAGTTCTGTCTCCCTACCTAAATTATCAATAATAGTACCTACGAAAGGTGAGAAGATTGATATAATACAAGGTCTTATAGACAATTTGTATAAGGCGAACTGGGATAAGAATAAACTAGAAATTATTATTGTATCCGATGATAATGAGCAATATTTTGAAGAGTTAGTTTCAAAGTTGTACGTGCCGAAAGGGCTAGAAGTCAAACTGTATAGAAGGGAAGAAAGACTTGGTTATAAGAGTGGTGCCCTTTTATATGGATTTAGAAAAAGTACTGGCGACCTAATTTTAACATTAGATGTTGATGCTAGGATAAGCGAGGACTCATTAATAAAAGCCTATTATCAGATGTTAAAGTTTGGCTGTGACGCAATAACGATGGAATGGCACGGTTATTCAGAGAATAAGAATTCTTCTTTAGCTAGAGCTTTAATGGTTTCTACGGTTATAACTAGTAAATCTATCCTCAGAGGAAGGGATAGACTTGGCTTAAAAGTTATGCCTATTGGATGCGGTACAATTTATAAGAGAAAAATTCTAGAAGACGTAGGAGGATGGGATTATAGAATGATTCAAGACGATTACGAGCTAGGAGCTAGGTTAATTAAATTAGGATGTAAAATATGTTCTTCATCCTCTCCGGTTTTTGTAGAAGTCCCCGATAATTTAATCTCATTTTATATTCAACAGACACGATGGGCTATGGGCACTATGGAGGTTCTAGTAAATAGGTTTTATCATATCATAAATAGCAAGGCTAAACTATATCAAAAAATAGAAATAATAATTTATCTATCGCAATATATTCCAATAATACTAACATTCATTGGTGGTTTAGCACTGGCTATCGCTTCTTTTACGAATTTCAACATAAATCTTAGTTTGCCTATCTTAGCAATATGGGTTTCAGCCTTAGTAGCTTATGCTTACATATTTATTAAAGCGTCGGTTAAAATGGGAATCAGTATCGTAAAAAGCCTTCAAGCATTAGGAAGACTATCTGCTTATACTGTAGGAATATCTCCGTATTTATTGGTAAGTACTATTAAAGCATTTAGCAAGTCCAGGACATACGTGGTTACGCCTAAAGGTACACGAGTTAGGAATAATAAGATAGGATTACCTATTTTATTCTTCGGAATCATATTTATATTTTCCTCCATAATATACTTCATGAGAGGAGATATAATAAACTCTATTTGGTTACTTTATTATTCTATAGGATATCTATATACGTTCATAGCATTTGTAAAGGGATTATGA
- a CDS encoding ATP-dependent helicase has product MSTTYFYADEEIYKLLRPYVAEWFKNKYGTFTPPQRASIPLIKSGFNVLVSSPTGSGKTLAAFLGILDSLFEMAENNMLEDKVYAIYISPLRALNNDMQRNLLEPLNELKQLYPNLPNIRIGIRTSDTTSYEKQKMLRVPPHILITTPESFAISITSPKFSQKLADVKWVIVDEIHELANNKRGAYLSGMLELFRTLITKKEFIRVGLSATVSPLEEVAQYLVGKNRECRIIDARFVKPVDIKVITPVRDLIHSSEQEVEEGIYKTLINEIKKHRTTLIFTNTRHAAERVSFKLRKIAEKEGVLDVNQIEAHHSSLSRNVRLEVEDKLKRGLLKVVVSSTSLELGIDIGYIDLVILLSSPKSVSRLLQRIGRAGHHIRNISKGRIVVVDRDDLVECTVLTKLAVDRKIDNINIPKKPLDVLSQLIVASSLISNIEKEELYNILRNSYNFQDLTNEEYESVIRYLNGELFGLELKNVYSKIRLKEDKLIYPKRGSRMIFFMNSGTIPDEAMIEVITDYGKYVGNLEEEFVEILSPGDIFVLGGRTYEFLSSKGSKVVVKDAAGQRPTVPSWFSEMLPLSYESALEIGKFRRTVAEMLSKGNNKEEIIEWISKEYSISKSASSTIYNYILEQYLFTNGIIPSDKLIMIEIYDDEEGIRNYIFHALFGRRALDALSRALAYALSEDLNIDVKISVTDNGFSLSVSKVSNLDSYNVLRLFDKVKSSNIYDILSKAIMRTEMLKRRFRHCAERSFMILRRYKGRETNLERRELNSEILLNSIKEFPDFPVLKETIREILEDHMDVIRAKEILKKIEGSEIRLVIFGPTTIPSPFSHSIIIKGHSDVVLAEDKRELMKKLHDKVIDFLRQKGVNIDLAYTSV; this is encoded by the coding sequence TTGAGTACGACCTATTTTTATGCTGATGAAGAAATATATAAATTGCTAAGACCCTATGTAGCTGAGTGGTTCAAGAACAAATATGGTACGTTTACTCCCCCACAAAGAGCGTCAATTCCTCTAATAAAGAGTGGCTTTAATGTTTTGGTATCTAGTCCTACCGGAAGCGGAAAAACGTTAGCTGCATTCCTTGGAATTCTTGATTCTCTCTTTGAGATGGCTGAGAATAACATGCTAGAAGATAAGGTTTATGCAATTTACATTTCTCCGCTTAGAGCTCTTAATAACGATATGCAGAGAAACTTATTGGAACCGTTAAATGAGTTAAAACAACTATATCCTAATTTGCCTAATATAAGAATCGGAATAAGAACAAGTGATACAACATCCTATGAAAAACAGAAAATGCTACGTGTACCTCCTCATATATTAATTACTACTCCGGAATCTTTTGCCATTTCGATTACATCTCCTAAATTTAGCCAAAAGCTGGCAGACGTTAAATGGGTTATAGTAGATGAAATACATGAATTAGCTAATAACAAGCGAGGAGCATATCTATCTGGTATGTTGGAACTATTTAGAACGTTAATAACCAAAAAAGAGTTTATAAGAGTAGGTTTAAGTGCAACAGTCTCTCCATTAGAAGAGGTTGCACAATATCTAGTTGGTAAAAACAGAGAATGCAGAATAATAGATGCTAGATTCGTAAAGCCGGTCGATATTAAGGTTATAACACCAGTTAGAGACCTTATACACTCTTCTGAGCAGGAAGTTGAAGAAGGTATATATAAAACTTTAATAAACGAAATTAAAAAACACAGAACTACTTTAATTTTCACTAATACGAGACATGCTGCTGAAAGAGTCTCTTTTAAGCTTAGGAAAATAGCCGAAAAAGAAGGTGTTCTAGATGTTAATCAGATTGAAGCGCATCACAGTAGTTTAAGTAGAAATGTTAGACTTGAGGTAGAGGATAAGTTGAAGAGAGGGCTCTTGAAAGTAGTTGTCTCTTCTACAAGTTTAGAATTAGGTATAGACATAGGTTATATCGATCTAGTAATTTTGCTAAGTAGCCCTAAGAGTGTTAGTAGGCTTTTACAAAGGATAGGAAGGGCTGGGCACCACATTAGAAATATTAGTAAAGGTAGGATAGTGGTTGTAGATAGGGATGATCTAGTAGAGTGTACTGTGTTAACTAAACTAGCGGTTGATAGAAAGATTGATAATATTAATATACCTAAAAAACCATTAGATGTCCTTTCACAATTAATAGTAGCCTCCAGCTTGATTTCGAATATTGAGAAAGAAGAATTATATAATATCTTAAGGAATTCCTACAATTTTCAAGATCTCACAAATGAAGAATATGAGTCTGTGATTAGATACCTTAATGGTGAGCTATTTGGGCTGGAATTAAAAAATGTTTATTCTAAAATTAGACTAAAAGAGGATAAACTAATTTATCCTAAAAGAGGTAGTAGAATGATATTCTTTATGAATAGTGGTACCATACCAGACGAAGCTATGATTGAGGTTATTACAGATTATGGTAAATATGTAGGTAATTTGGAAGAAGAATTTGTAGAGATCCTATCTCCCGGGGATATTTTTGTATTAGGCGGTAGAACTTATGAGTTCCTAAGTAGTAAAGGTTCTAAGGTAGTAGTAAAAGATGCAGCTGGGCAGAGACCTACAGTGCCCAGTTGGTTTTCAGAGATGTTGCCATTATCCTACGAATCAGCCCTTGAAATTGGAAAGTTTAGAAGAACTGTTGCAGAGATGTTGAGTAAAGGAAATAATAAAGAAGAAATAATAGAGTGGATTTCAAAAGAGTATAGTATTTCGAAATCTGCTTCATCAACAATTTACAATTATATATTGGAACAATATTTATTTACAAATGGAATAATACCATCAGATAAATTAATAATGATCGAAATTTATGACGATGAGGAAGGCATTAGAAACTATATATTTCATGCACTTTTTGGCAGAAGAGCACTCGATGCTTTATCTAGAGCTTTAGCTTATGCTTTAAGTGAGGATCTAAATATAGATGTGAAGATATCAGTTACAGATAATGGTTTCTCTCTAAGTGTTAGTAAGGTTTCTAATTTGGATAGCTATAATGTTTTGAGACTATTCGATAAGGTTAAATCATCAAATATTTATGATATATTGAGCAAAGCGATTATGAGGACTGAAATGTTAAAAAGGAGGTTTAGACATTGTGCGGAGAGATCGTTTATGATATTAAGAAGATACAAGGGAAGAGAAACCAATTTAGAGAGAAGAGAACTTAACTCAGAAATACTTTTAAATTCTATAAAGGAGTTTCCAGACTTCCCAGTTCTCAAAGAGACAATAAGGGAAATATTAGAAGATCATATGGACGTAATTAGAGCTAAAGAGATACTGAAGAAAATAGAAGGTAGTGAAATAAGGCTGGTTATATTTGGTCCTACTACTATTCCAAGTCCGTTTTCCCATAGTATTATAATTAAGGGACATTCAGATGTAGTTCTAGCTGAAGATAAGAGAGAATTAATGAAGAAGCTTCACGATAAGGTCATAGACTTCTTGAGGCAAAAGGGAGTTAATATCGACCTCGCTTATACTTCCGTTTAA
- a CDS encoding CBS domain-containing protein, translating to MQNLSPTQREILLALTDLYNKHKRMIKSKEVADVINKDEGTVRNIILSLKVLGLIESKPGPNGGYIPTLKAYEIINNPTITPILDKLSLYKGMIETDIKIENIEIIDITNPSANRVLLKVEGDLRKLKVGDPVRLGPTPYSRLVIEGLILHLDEASKEVVVDVKRMISIPKEKVRNLISKKLIALKPETSLREASMIFYKESIRGAPVIDHDEKVIGILTTADIIKAFFEGNYDAKVTDYMKTNVITIKENDDILEAIRKMIIYNVGRLLVIDSDSKAIGIVTRTDILRSIAGLEGLWVT from the coding sequence ATGCAGAATCTTTCACCCACCCAAAGGGAAATATTACTTGCACTTACAGATTTATATAATAAGCATAAAAGGATGATAAAAAGCAAGGAAGTAGCTGACGTTATAAATAAGGATGAAGGTACAGTAAGGAACATAATCTTAAGTTTAAAAGTGCTAGGTCTAATTGAATCTAAACCAGGTCCTAATGGTGGTTACATACCTACTTTAAAAGCTTACGAAATTATAAACAATCCAACAATAACCCCTATTCTCGACAAGTTAAGTCTATATAAAGGTATGATAGAAACAGATATCAAGATAGAGAATATAGAAATTATAGACATAACTAATCCTTCCGCTAATCGTGTTCTTCTTAAAGTAGAGGGTGACTTAAGAAAATTAAAAGTAGGAGACCCAGTCAGACTAGGACCAACGCCATATAGTAGATTAGTTATAGAAGGACTAATATTACATCTAGATGAAGCTAGTAAGGAGGTGGTTGTAGACGTGAAAAGAATGATAAGTATCCCTAAAGAAAAAGTTAGAAACTTGATATCAAAGAAACTGATTGCCCTAAAACCAGAGACTAGCCTCAGAGAAGCATCAATGATATTTTACAAAGAATCTATAAGAGGAGCTCCAGTAATAGATCATGATGAAAAAGTAATTGGGATCTTAACTACTGCTGATATTATAAAAGCTTTCTTTGAAGGAAACTATGATGCTAAAGTAACTGACTACATGAAGACAAATGTAATAACTATTAAAGAAAATGATGATATTTTGGAAGCTATAAGGAAAATGATAATATATAATGTAGGAAGACTATTAGTTATTGACTCTGACAGCAAGGCAATAGGAATTGTTACTAGAACTGACATTTTAAGATCTATTGCTGGTCTTGAAGGTCTATGGGTAACTTGA
- a CDS encoding DUF2192 domain-containing protein — MVKEIYKERVKVLTEIWGLITASWDSITRDDLVEILKNAYIKRNIKPFRGFNANNLYEKELVSLYVIGKHGLGLFDENKNIFDKLLDKEEKYEYISNLILDGKVREAFDLAESSKDNLAKALRMTFTEVIFSFEPDEKLYRSLRNLNASDNDQIKHTAKSFSRFYTAFKLAEGIAEGSIRDKLTYIAMKKSIAISIGIDYPLPKLSYVDLIAKEVFNLNKKILTRVLGSKL, encoded by the coding sequence ATGGTAAAGGAAATATACAAGGAAAGGGTTAAGGTACTTACTGAAATATGGGGGCTAATCACGGCCAGCTGGGATTCTATCACTAGAGATGATCTAGTAGAAATACTGAAAAACGCATACATAAAGAGAAATATAAAGCCTTTCAGGGGATTTAACGCTAATAACTTATATGAAAAGGAATTAGTTAGCTTATACGTTATAGGAAAGCATGGTTTAGGTCTTTTTGATGAAAATAAGAATATTTTCGACAAATTGTTAGATAAGGAAGAGAAGTATGAGTATATATCTAATCTAATCCTAGATGGAAAGGTAAGAGAAGCATTTGATCTTGCTGAAAGCAGTAAGGATAATTTAGCTAAAGCTTTAAGGATGACATTTACTGAAGTAATATTCTCCTTTGAACCGGATGAAAAATTATACAGATCACTTAGAAACTTGAACGCATCTGATAATGATCAGATCAAGCACACTGCTAAAAGCTTTTCCAGATTTTACACTGCTTTTAAGCTAGCTGAGGGAATAGCCGAAGGGAGCATACGGGATAAGTTAACTTATATAGCAATGAAAAAATCGATAGCAATATCTATTGGGATAGATTATCCACTGCCTAAGCTTAGTTATGTTGATCTAATAGCGAAAGAGGTATTTAACCTAAATAAAAAAATCTTAACAAGAGTCCTAGGTTCTAAGTTATAA
- a CDS encoding helix-turn-helix transcriptional regulator, with protein MVRYIHDLGKESRLSIIYILLQNRSKKELADELEVSPALITKYLKGITHPSDEIIKKCIEISNEEEYKQIIDIIISDLSSAVEELINDIDAEYILQNESLKKLYNYLNKIYNQEYSTSSTFV; from the coding sequence GTGGTTAGATATATTCATGATTTAGGTAAAGAGTCTAGACTTAGTATCATTTACATTTTACTCCAAAACAGAAGCAAGAAGGAGCTTGCTGATGAGTTAGAAGTATCACCCGCATTAATAACCAAATACTTAAAGGGAATTACTCATCCGAGCGATGAGATCATTAAGAAATGTATCGAAATTTCAAATGAAGAAGAATATAAACAAATAATAGATATAATAATTTCAGACTTATCAAGTGCAGTTGAAGAATTAATAAATGATATAGATGCTGAATATATCTTACAAAACGAGTCATTAAAAAAGCTGTATAATTATCTTAACAAAATATATAATCAAGAATATTCAACTTCTTCTACCTTCGTATAA
- a CDS encoding alcohol dehydrogenase, with protein MKGIIFNLGITKAELSERELNKDFVALTPFRVLIDGIENAIYVGLLWVEPGRILGSIGLGRITNVGLDIDKSLEGKLVLVLPYSQTYGGIGTEIDGVLCEKANVPFDSIVVIPQSEFNEKFLLYPYVSFALQLPAIITSGSTLIVGGGLYGTISALYLKNYVSKVSIYREDGINPKLIGVEEVKELSNDWDNVIIATYRSWIRAFIDVFSKSNTKIVMPRILNTWPIISSHKVHYIQPKEMDGVLDFIKTKISNKLFEELISFSDNIETSLPVPKAGVIINTEKLFKH; from the coding sequence GTGAAGGGAATAATATTTAATCTAGGTATTACCAAGGCTGAATTATCAGAAAGAGAATTAAATAAAGACTTCGTAGCCCTCACCCCGTTCAGAGTATTAATTGATGGGATAGAGAACGCTATATACGTAGGATTATTGTGGGTAGAGCCGGGGAGAATCTTGGGCTCAATAGGGCTAGGAAGAATAACGAATGTAGGTTTGGATATTGATAAATCGCTAGAGGGAAAACTTGTCCTAGTATTACCTTATTCTCAAACATACGGAGGAATTGGCACAGAGATAGATGGAGTGTTATGCGAAAAAGCGAATGTTCCATTTGATAGTATAGTTGTAATTCCGCAATCAGAATTTAATGAAAAATTTTTATTATATCCTTATGTTAGCTTCGCTCTTCAATTACCTGCTATAATAACCAGTGGAAGTACATTGATCGTAGGGGGAGGACTTTATGGAACAATTTCCGCTCTATATCTGAAAAATTATGTAAGTAAAGTAAGTATTTATAGAGAAGATGGAATAAATCCTAAGTTAATAGGAGTAGAGGAGGTTAAGGAATTATCGAATGATTGGGACAACGTTATAATAGCTACATATAGGTCATGGATTAGAGCTTTTATAGACGTTTTTTCTAAATCTAACACAAAAATAGTAATGCCTAGGATATTAAATACATGGCCTATAATTTCTTCTCATAAGGTTCATTATATACAGCCAAAGGAAATGGATGGAGTGCTAGATTTTATAAAAACAAAAATTTCAAATAAACTCTTTGAAGAGCTAATAAGTTTCTCAGATAATATAGAAACTTCCCTTCCAGTACCAAAAGCTGGTGTAATTATAAATACTGAAAAACTTTTTAAACATTGA